One stretch of Limnohabitans sp. DNA includes these proteins:
- a CDS encoding BrnA antitoxin family protein: MTEKKRSTPAPWIDPDDAPPLTAEFFKSAELYEGKQLKSRGRPKAAMTKEPVKLRLDADVLAALRASGEGWQTRINEALRASLRLAGQL, encoded by the coding sequence ATGACCGAGAAAAAGCGCTCTACGCCCGCGCCCTGGATTGATCCGGATGACGCGCCGCCTTTGACGGCCGAATTTTTCAAATCGGCTGAACTTTACGAAGGCAAGCAACTCAAATCCCGAGGACGCCCCAAGGCCGCCATGACCAAAGAGCCCGTCAAGCTTCGTTTGGATGCAGATGTCCTGGCCGCCTTGCGTGCCAGTGGCGAGGGCTGGCAAACGCGCATCAACGAGGCATTGCGCGCTTCCTTGAGATTGGCCGGGCAGCTCTGA
- a CDS encoding MoaD/ThiS family protein gives MNITFKLFATLTDYLPAEARRSNQVTLDVAQDTSISQIIEPFGMPPKLVHLVLVNGKYIKPEDRDTTTLVEGDVLAIWPPVAGG, from the coding sequence ATGAACATCACTTTCAAACTGTTTGCCACGCTGACCGACTACTTGCCTGCCGAGGCCCGGCGCAGCAACCAAGTCACGCTGGATGTGGCGCAGGACACCAGCATCAGCCAGATCATCGAACCCTTCGGCATGCCGCCGAAGCTCGTGCATCTGGTGCTGGTCAACGGCAAATACATCAAACCCGAAGACCGGGACACCACCACCTTGGTTGAAGGCGACGTGCTGGCCATCTGGCCGCCCGTGGCGGGCGGCTGA
- a CDS encoding FAD-dependent oxidoreductase gives MTHHVILGAGPAGVIAAETLRKHAPADTITLVGDEPDAPYSRMAIPYLLIGNIEEQGTYLRKSATHFDDLRITQVKAKVTRVDAAGKTVHLDNGQSMAFDKLLIATGSHPVRPPIPGMDLPGVHPCWTLQDARAIQALAKPGARVLQMGAGFIGCIIMEALAARGVKLSVVEMGDRMVPRMMGPVAGGMIRDWCEAKGVQVFTGTKVEAISQGAEKGLLGKLASAVGLASDDASGALQVRLSNGQTVEADLVISATGVRPAIGFLKDSGITCLQGVLTDQHLQTNVPGIFAAGDCAEAFDMVSGKTIVSAIQPNAAEQARVAALNMLGQKTELKGVTQINVLDTLGLISTSFGNWEGVADGQSAVLTDKAAGRHLSLQFKDDVMIGCNSVGWTEHVGVMRGLVEGQVHLGDWKDRLMHDPTKLVDAYLDCAQGQGRWSGAADARRR, from the coding sequence ATGACCCACCACGTCATCTTGGGCGCAGGCCCCGCCGGTGTCATCGCCGCCGAAACCCTGCGCAAACACGCCCCCGCCGACACCATCACCTTGGTGGGTGACGAGCCCGATGCGCCTTATTCGCGCATGGCCATTCCTTATTTGCTGATCGGCAACATCGAAGAGCAGGGCACCTACCTGCGTAAGAGCGCCACCCACTTTGACGATTTGCGCATCACGCAAGTCAAGGCCAAAGTCACCCGCGTCGATGCAGCGGGCAAAACGGTGCACCTCGATAACGGCCAGTCGATGGCCTTTGACAAGCTTTTGATCGCCACCGGCTCGCACCCCGTGCGCCCACCGATTCCCGGCATGGACCTGCCTGGCGTGCACCCGTGCTGGACGCTGCAAGACGCCCGTGCCATCCAAGCGCTGGCCAAGCCCGGTGCCCGTGTGCTGCAAATGGGCGCAGGCTTCATTGGCTGCATCATCATGGAAGCGCTGGCGGCGCGTGGCGTCAAGCTCAGCGTGGTGGAGATGGGCGACCGCATGGTGCCCCGCATGATGGGCCCGGTGGCGGGCGGCATGATCCGCGACTGGTGCGAGGCCAAAGGCGTGCAGGTGTTCACCGGCACCAAGGTCGAAGCCATCAGCCAAGGCGCAGAAAAAGGCTTGCTCGGCAAGTTGGCTTCCGCGGTGGGCTTGGCCTCTGACGATGCCAGCGGTGCGCTGCAGGTGCGTTTGTCCAATGGCCAAACCGTCGAGGCCGATCTGGTCATCAGCGCCACGGGTGTGCGCCCAGCGATTGGCTTTTTGAAGGACAGCGGCATCACCTGCCTGCAAGGCGTGTTGACCGACCAGCACCTGCAAACCAATGTGCCCGGCATCTTCGCGGCAGGCGACTGCGCCGAAGCCTTTGACATGGTCAGCGGCAAAACGATTGTGAGCGCCATCCAGCCCAACGCCGCTGAGCAAGCCCGTGTGGCTGCGCTCAACATGCTGGGCCAAAAAACCGAGCTCAAAGGCGTCACGCAAATCAACGTGCTCGACACCCTGGGTTTGATCTCCACCAGTTTTGGCAACTGGGAGGGCGTGGCCGATGGCCAGTCGGCCGTGTTGACCGACAAGGCCGCAGGCCGTCACCTGAGCTTGCAGTTCAAGGACGATGTGATGATTGGCTGCAACAGCGTGGGCTGGACCGAACATGTGGGCGTGATGCGTGGCTTGGTCGAAGGGCAGGTGCATTTGGGCGACTGGAAAGACCGCCTGATGCACGACCCGACCAAGCTGGTGGATGCTTATTTGGACTGCGCTCAGGGCCAGGGCCGCTGGAGTGGTGCCGCCGATGCGCGTCGCCGCTGA
- a CDS encoding aldehyde ferredoxin oxidoreductase family protein, which translates to MSWAGKILRVNLTAGTVKSEPLNMEWAKAYLGSRGLGSKYLISEIDPKVDPLSADNKLIWATGPLTGTMASTGGRYTVITKSPLTGAIACSNSGGYWGAELKMAGWDMVIFEGASAKPVYLHINDDEAELRDARHLWGQSVWKTEEILKSSLQDPLLRVCSIGKAGENGVLYAAVVNDLHRAAGRSGVGTVMGSKNLKAIAVRGTKGVGNLQNPKAFMAAAKAAKKVLADNAVTGQGLPAYGTQVLMNVINEVGGLPTRNHRDVQFESAKDISAEAMVTPRETDGKKHLVTNQACFGCTIACGRISKMDEGHFSVKNKPEYWGANGGLEYEAAWALGAANGVKDLEALQYANMICNEEGFDPISFGTTIGAVMELYEMGVLTKEQLGIEAPFGSAQALCEFADMTAKGIGFGKEIGMGSKRLTAKYGHPDLSMSVKGQEFPAYDGRVIQGIGLAYATSNRGACHLRGYTIASEVLGIPVKTEPTEHEGKPELVKAFQDATAAFDSAGICVFTSFAWTLADVAPQVQAACGEEFTMEHLNHIGERIWNMEREFNNAAGFTKADDNLPKRLMTEAAKTGPGKGMVSKLDEMLPKYYEARGWDGEGHPTSATRERLGL; encoded by the coding sequence ATGTCTTGGGCTGGAAAAATCCTCCGCGTCAACCTCACGGCTGGCACCGTCAAATCCGAACCGCTGAACATGGAATGGGCCAAAGCCTACCTTGGCTCACGCGGTCTGGGCAGCAAATACCTGATCAGCGAGATCGACCCCAAAGTTGACCCGCTGTCGGCTGACAACAAACTCATTTGGGCCACCGGCCCACTGACCGGCACCATGGCCTCCACCGGTGGCCGATACACCGTCATCACCAAGAGCCCGCTCACCGGCGCGATCGCCTGCTCCAACTCGGGTGGCTATTGGGGCGCTGAGCTCAAAATGGCCGGTTGGGACATGGTCATTTTTGAAGGCGCATCGGCCAAGCCGGTGTACCTGCACATCAACGACGACGAAGCCGAGTTGCGCGATGCGAGACACCTCTGGGGCCAAAGCGTCTGGAAGACCGAGGAAATCCTCAAGTCCAGCTTGCAAGACCCCTTGCTGCGCGTTTGCAGCATCGGCAAGGCCGGTGAAAACGGCGTGCTTTACGCTGCCGTGGTGAACGACCTGCACCGTGCGGCTGGTCGCTCAGGCGTGGGCACCGTCATGGGCAGCAAGAACCTCAAAGCCATTGCGGTGCGCGGCACCAAAGGCGTGGGCAACCTGCAAAACCCCAAGGCGTTCATGGCTGCGGCCAAGGCCGCCAAAAAGGTGCTGGCCGACAACGCCGTCACGGGTCAGGGCCTGCCAGCGTATGGCACCCAGGTGCTGATGAACGTCATCAACGAAGTCGGTGGTTTGCCCACACGCAACCACCGCGATGTGCAGTTTGAAAGCGCCAAAGACATCTCGGCCGAAGCCATGGTCACGCCCCGTGAAACCGATGGCAAAAAGCACCTGGTGACCAACCAAGCTTGCTTTGGTTGCACCATCGCTTGCGGCCGCATCAGCAAGATGGACGAAGGCCACTTCTCGGTCAAGAACAAGCCTGAGTACTGGGGCGCCAACGGCGGCCTGGAATACGAAGCGGCTTGGGCGCTGGGCGCAGCCAACGGCGTGAAAGACCTGGAAGCCCTGCAATACGCCAACATGATTTGCAACGAAGAAGGCTTCGACCCGATCAGCTTTGGCACCACCATTGGCGCCGTCATGGAGCTGTATGAAATGGGTGTGCTGACCAAAGAGCAACTGGGCATCGAAGCGCCTTTTGGCTCGGCGCAAGCGCTGTGCGAGTTTGCCGACATGACCGCCAAGGGCATTGGTTTTGGCAAGGAAATTGGCATGGGCTCCAAGCGCCTGACCGCCAAATACGGCCACCCCGACCTGTCCATGAGCGTCAAGGGCCAAGAGTTCCCGGCCTATGACGGTCGCGTGATCCAGGGCATTGGCTTGGCTTATGCCACCTCCAACCGGGGGGCTTGCCACCTGCGCGGCTACACCATCGCCTCTGAAGTGTTGGGCATCCCGGTCAAGACCGAGCCCACCGAGCACGAGGGCAAGCCCGAGCTGGTCAAAGCCTTCCAAGACGCGACAGCCGCCTTTGACTCGGCAGGCATTTGCGTCTTCACCAGCTTTGCCTGGACTTTGGCCGACGTGGCCCCTCAGGTGCAAGCGGCTTGTGGCGAAGAGTTCACCATGGAGCACTTGAACCACATCGGCGAGCGCATCTGGAACATGGAGCGCGAGTTCAACAACGCCGCCGGCTTCACCAAGGCCGACGACAACCTGCCCAAGCGCCTGATGACCGAAGCCGCCAAAACCGGCCCCGGCAAAGGCATGGTCAGCAAGTTGGACGAAATGCTGCCCAAGTACTACGAGGCGCGCGGCTGGGACGGCGAAGGCCACCCCACATCGGCCACCCGGGAACGTCTGGGTTTGTGA
- a CDS encoding 4Fe-4S dicluster domain-containing protein: MQKVLHINPDKCTGCLQCEMACSFENYGTYATSKSRIKVFDFHHTGKKVPYTCTQCDEAWCLHACPVEAITVDKATGAKVVNESTCVGCKVCTIACPFGTINYVQETGKVQKCDLCGGDPACADACPTGAITFVDANWTGIDKMKQWADKLGNQPSAS; the protein is encoded by the coding sequence ATGCAGAAAGTCCTGCACATCAACCCGGACAAATGTACCGGCTGCTTGCAGTGCGAAATGGCCTGTTCTTTCGAGAACTACGGCACATACGCCACGTCCAAATCGCGCATCAAGGTGTTTGATTTCCATCACACCGGCAAAAAAGTGCCTTACACCTGCACCCAGTGCGACGAAGCCTGGTGCCTGCACGCCTGCCCTGTGGAAGCCATCACCGTGGACAAAGCCACCGGCGCCAAAGTGGTCAACGAATCCACCTGTGTGGGCTGCAAGGTCTGCACCATCGCCTGCCCATTCGGCACCATCAACTATGTGCAAGAGACCGGCAAGGTGCAAAAGTGCGACCTGTGCGGTGGCGATCCGGCTTGCGCCGACGCCTGCCCAACCGGTGCGATCACATTTGTGGATGCCAACTGGACCGGCATTGACAAGATGAAGCAGTGGGCCGACAAGTTGGGCAATCAGCCCTCGGCCTCTTAA
- a CDS encoding helix-turn-helix domain-containing protein gives MPLTAHLNDRLQRIEQARELVFQGGAQGVDVGLSPWITRSWQRCIDRGLHPGQRVGFDAISAQHMRRVQEASRPLVQAAQPVLAELARAIADIRYFAILTNAEGIVVDVHGHVDRQDRRAGVVARVGVDLSEKAVGTTAISAALTELQPVWLHRGEHFFQNNSVYSCAGAPVFGPDGLCAGMLDLTGIETSERPALKHLVRRSARSIENCWLLSTTHALVLRLNWPGNQPGDDSDGLLTLDIDGHIVGANPTARQMLSMSPGTDGQTMHASDVFASSWESLFDAASRQSGTQELPLWSGLRLQTQALQPGQSATQPTAPRPTPDIAPKPLKDVQTNMIREAVNQARGNVAEAARSLGISRATVYRKLGIPKA, from the coding sequence ATGCCCCTGACTGCCCACCTCAACGACCGCCTGCAGCGGATTGAACAAGCCCGTGAACTGGTGTTTCAGGGTGGTGCTCAGGGCGTGGACGTCGGTTTGTCGCCTTGGATCACACGGTCCTGGCAGCGCTGCATCGACAGGGGTTTACATCCTGGCCAACGCGTGGGTTTTGACGCCATTTCAGCCCAACACATGCGCCGGGTACAAGAGGCCAGCCGCCCGCTGGTGCAAGCGGCCCAGCCAGTGCTGGCCGAACTGGCGCGGGCCATTGCCGACATCCGTTATTTCGCGATCCTGACCAATGCCGAAGGCATCGTGGTGGACGTGCATGGGCATGTGGACCGGCAAGACCGTCGCGCCGGGGTGGTTGCCCGCGTGGGCGTCGATTTGTCCGAAAAAGCCGTAGGCACCACCGCCATCAGCGCCGCACTGACCGAGCTGCAACCCGTTTGGCTGCACCGGGGCGAACATTTCTTCCAGAACAACAGTGTTTACAGCTGTGCAGGTGCCCCCGTGTTCGGGCCCGATGGCCTGTGCGCGGGCATGCTTGACCTCACGGGCATCGAGACCAGCGAGCGCCCAGCCCTGAAACACCTGGTGCGTCGCTCAGCCCGCAGCATTGAAAACTGCTGGTTGCTGTCCACCACGCATGCCCTGGTGCTGCGCCTGAACTGGCCCGGTAACCAGCCCGGCGACGACAGCGACGGCTTGCTCACGCTGGACATCGATGGTCACATCGTGGGGGCTAACCCGACAGCGCGGCAAATGCTGTCCATGTCACCGGGAACCGACGGCCAAACAATGCACGCCAGCGATGTATTTGCCTCATCTTGGGAAAGTCTGTTCGATGCGGCCAGCCGCCAGAGTGGCACCCAGGAACTGCCGCTGTGGTCAGGCCTGCGCCTGCAAACCCAGGCCTTGCAGCCCGGCCAGTCGGCAACTCAGCCCACAGCGCCAAGGCCTACCCCAGACATCGCGCCCAAACCGCTCAAGGATGTGCAAACCAACATGATCCGCGAGGCGGTGAACCAGGCACGCGGCAATGTGGCCGAAGCCGCCCGCAGCTTGGGCATCAGCCGCGCCACGGTCTACCGCAAGCTCGGCATTCCCAAAGCCTGA
- a CDS encoding substrate-binding domain-containing protein has product MTRRALVCAVLATTSVWAQAQSIVMSSTTSTEQSGLFAHLLPAFKKASGLDVKVVALGTGQALDMARRGDADVVFVHDQAAEEKFVADGFGIKRLPVMYNDFVLIGPKADPAATKGKDIVAALTKLSASTAAFVSRGDKSGTHAAELRFWKMANLADKKGSGYKECGCGMGPALNIAASSGGYVLADRATWLNFKNRADLAILVEGDNRLFNQYGVMVVNPAKHAHVKQADAQKFVDWITSAAGQGVIADYKIGGEQLFFPNAGK; this is encoded by the coding sequence ATGACCCGTCGCGCTTTGGTGTGTGCCGTTTTGGCCACCACCTCGGTGTGGGCGCAAGCCCAATCGATCGTGATGTCGTCCACCACCTCCACCGAGCAGTCGGGCTTGTTCGCGCACTTGTTGCCCGCCTTCAAAAAAGCCAGTGGGCTGGACGTGAAAGTGGTGGCGCTGGGCACAGGCCAGGCCCTGGACATGGCGCGCCGGGGTGACGCCGATGTGGTGTTTGTGCACGACCAGGCGGCCGAAGAAAAGTTTGTGGCCGATGGCTTTGGCATCAAGCGCTTGCCCGTGATGTACAACGACTTTGTGCTGATTGGTCCCAAAGCCGACCCGGCAGCCACCAAGGGCAAAGACATCGTGGCGGCTTTGACCAAATTGTCTGCAAGCACCGCGGCCTTTGTGTCGCGCGGTGACAAGAGCGGTACACATGCCGCCGAGCTGCGATTCTGGAAAATGGCCAATCTGGCGGACAAAAAAGGCAGCGGCTACAAAGAATGCGGTTGCGGCATGGGCCCGGCTTTGAACATCGCGGCGTCTTCAGGCGGGTATGTGCTGGCCGACCGAGCCACTTGGCTCAACTTCAAAAACCGCGCCGATCTGGCCATTTTGGTGGAGGGCGACAACCGCTTGTTCAACCAGTATGGCGTCATGGTGGTCAACCCCGCCAAACATGCGCACGTCAAACAAGCCGACGCGCAGAAGTTTGTGGATTGGATCACCTCTGCCGCAGGGCAGGGCGTGATTGCCGATTACAAAATTGGCGGCGAGCAGTTGTTTTTCCCGAACGCGGGCAAGTAA
- a CDS encoding ATP-binding cassette domain-containing protein has product MSAVQITLDAVSLQLGAQQALKDVSLRMAAGERVALVGSNGSGKSSLLRTLHGLVPPTQGQVTQAPGVRQAMLFQRPHMLRLSALNNVALGVWLDRSLALKWRAAQALALQALRRVGLQAVAGQSARQLSGGQQQRLAMARAWVRQPDVLLLDEPTASLDPHAKREVEALMAEFAAGQATGKPLTLVWASHNLGQVKRLATRVVYLEFGRVLADLPVADFFNPVLLAECSPAAHAFVQGELS; this is encoded by the coding sequence ATGAGCGCCGTGCAGATCACGCTGGACGCGGTGAGCCTTCAGCTGGGGGCGCAACAGGCCCTGAAGGATGTGAGCTTGCGCATGGCGGCGGGTGAGCGCGTGGCACTGGTGGGGTCCAACGGCTCGGGCAAAAGCAGCTTGCTGCGCACACTGCATGGCTTGGTGCCGCCCACACAAGGGCAGGTGACTCAAGCGCCGGGTGTGCGTCAGGCCATGCTGTTCCAAAGACCGCACATGCTGCGCCTGTCGGCTCTGAACAATGTGGCGCTGGGGGTGTGGCTGGACCGTTCCTTGGCTTTGAAATGGCGCGCTGCGCAGGCCTTGGCCCTGCAGGCGTTGCGGCGTGTGGGCTTGCAGGCGGTGGCGGGGCAAAGTGCACGCCAGTTGTCGGGCGGGCAGCAGCAGCGCCTGGCCATGGCCCGCGCTTGGGTTCGACAGCCTGATGTGTTGCTGCTCGATGAACCCACGGCCAGTCTGGACCCGCACGCCAAACGCGAGGTGGAGGCTCTGATGGCCGAATTTGCTGCAGGCCAAGCGACCGGCAAGCCTTTGACCCTGGTCTGGGCCAGCCACAACCTGGGGCAGGTCAAACGCCTGGCCACCCGCGTGGTTTATTTGGAGTTCGGTCGCGTTTTGGCCGACCTGCCTGTTGCTGATTTTTTCAACCCCGTCCTGCTGGCTGAGTGCAGCCCGGCAGCCCATGCTTTTGTTCAAGGAGAACTTTCATGA
- a CDS encoding ABC transporter permease — translation MNTFSDSVLTALNLVTSFDPALWVVVTRSLAVSATACLLAYGVGVALGAWLAVSRFAGRDAVLVGLNTLLALPSVVVGLVVYLLLSRTGPLGFLGWMFSFQAMVLAQFILVVPVVAALTRQVVEDVERQHGEQWASLGAGPWLRSLLLAWDERLALLTIAVTAFGRAISEVGAVMIVGGNIDGFTRVMTTAIALETSKGDLPLALGLGMVLLAVVLLLNALVAGLRRWGEARHARPAAADGLVGVQP, via the coding sequence ATGAACACCTTCTCCGACAGCGTCTTGACGGCGCTGAACCTCGTCACTTCTTTCGATCCTGCCCTGTGGGTGGTGGTCACTCGCTCCTTGGCCGTGAGCGCCACAGCATGCCTGCTCGCTTATGGCGTGGGCGTGGCCTTGGGGGCTTGGTTGGCCGTGTCGCGTTTTGCCGGCCGTGATGCGGTGCTGGTGGGTCTGAACACCTTGCTGGCGCTGCCCTCCGTGGTGGTTGGCCTGGTGGTGTATTTGCTGCTGTCGCGCACCGGGCCTTTGGGTTTTTTGGGCTGGATGTTCAGTTTTCAGGCCATGGTGCTGGCCCAGTTCATTTTGGTGGTGCCGGTGGTGGCCGCGCTCACGCGCCAGGTGGTCGAAGACGTGGAGCGCCAGCACGGCGAACAATGGGCCTCGCTGGGTGCGGGTCCTTGGCTGCGCAGCTTGCTGCTGGCCTGGGACGAACGCCTGGCCTTGCTGACGATTGCCGTCACAGCCTTTGGCCGCGCCATCTCGGAAGTGGGCGCGGTCATGATCGTCGGCGGCAACATCGATGGCTTCACCCGCGTCATGACCACCGCGATTGCATTAGAGACCAGCAAGGGCGACTTGCCGCTGGCGCTGGGTCTGGGCATGGTGCTGCTGGCGGTGGTGTTGCTGCTCAATGCGCTGGTGGCAGGCCTGCGGCGTTGGGGTGAGGCACGCCATGCGCGGCCCGCTGCGGCCGATGGTCTGGTGGGTGTGCAGCCATGA
- a CDS encoding TRAP transporter large permease subunit: MEATFLAQNFVPIMFAGLFVLLLTGFPVAFALAACGLGFGFIGMEAGLFPPSLFQALPLRIFGIMQNDTLLAIPFFTFMGIILQKSGMAEDLLETVGQVFGPVRGGVAIAVILVGALLAATTGVVAAAVISMGLISLPIMLRYGYSRVIATGTITASGTLAQAIPPSLVLIVLADQLGRSVGDMYAGALVPGLLLVGLYILFIVVVAIFKPAMVPALPVEARIYREANGKSGHVSLLLLLLLCTVVGYAWATFHDGIMTAWLERTLPSPDDEIVIMSMTVASLVALALAIVNRITGMGLLSRLAEQVTFVLMPPLILIFLVLGTIFLGVATPTEGGAMGALGALILAVSRKRLDKKLMNQALENTAKLASFVLFILIGSTVFSFTFNAADGHIWVEHLFLDMPGGAIGFLIVVNILIFILGMFIDFFEIAFIVIPILAPVAEKILPGMVPGMTADQAMIWFGVIVAMNLQTSFLTPPFGFALFYLRSVAPKNDYKDRITGENIPAVKTSEIYKGSIAFIVLQLIMVASIIVFPNLVTGGLKEGVKIDADAAFEQMLDRAGEETGKDDEVNMDDMKPATDAPAEEDPAKALEAEMKAGKK, translated from the coding sequence ATGGAAGCGACTTTTCTGGCACAGAACTTTGTGCCCATCATGTTTGCGGGTTTGTTTGTGCTGCTGCTGACCGGTTTTCCGGTGGCTTTCGCTCTAGCGGCCTGCGGTTTGGGCTTTGGATTCATCGGCATGGAGGCCGGTCTGTTTCCGCCCTCCTTGTTCCAGGCCCTGCCGCTGCGCATTTTCGGCATCATGCAAAACGACACTTTGCTGGCCATCCCGTTTTTCACCTTCATGGGCATCATCTTGCAAAAATCCGGCATGGCCGAGGATTTGCTGGAGACGGTGGGTCAGGTGTTTGGTCCTGTGCGTGGTGGCGTCGCCATCGCGGTGATTTTGGTGGGCGCCTTGCTGGCAGCCACCACCGGCGTGGTGGCTGCGGCCGTGATTTCCATGGGCTTGATTTCTCTGCCCATCATGCTGCGCTATGGCTACAGCCGTGTCATTGCCACAGGAACCATCACGGCCTCGGGCACCTTGGCCCAGGCCATCCCGCCTTCGTTGGTGCTGATCGTGCTGGCCGACCAATTGGGCCGTTCGGTGGGTGACATGTACGCCGGTGCTTTGGTGCCCGGTTTGTTGCTGGTGGGGCTGTACATCTTGTTCATTGTGGTCGTGGCCATTTTCAAGCCGGCCATGGTGCCTGCGCTGCCGGTAGAGGCCCGCATTTACCGTGAGGCCAATGGCAAATCAGGCCATGTGTCCTTGCTCTTGCTTTTGCTTTTGTGCACTGTGGTGGGCTACGCCTGGGCTACTTTCCACGATGGCATCATGACCGCTTGGCTCGAACGTACCTTGCCCTCTCCTGATGACGAAATCGTGATCATGTCGATGACGGTGGCTTCGCTGGTGGCCTTGGCCTTGGCCATCGTGAACCGCATCACCGGCATGGGCTTGCTGTCGCGCTTGGCCGAGCAAGTGACCTTTGTGCTGATGCCGCCCCTGATCCTGATCTTTTTGGTGTTGGGCACGATTTTCTTGGGTGTCGCGACACCCACAGAGGGCGGTGCGATGGGCGCTTTGGGCGCTTTGATCCTGGCTGTGAGCAGAAAGCGCCTGGACAAAAAATTGATGAACCAGGCGTTAGAGAACACGGCCAAGCTGGCGTCGTTTGTGCTGTTCATCTTGATCGGCTCCACCGTCTTCAGCTTCACGTTCAACGCAGCCGATGGCCACATCTGGGTGGAGCACCTGTTCTTGGACATGCCTGGCGGCGCGATCGGTTTCTTGATCGTTGTGAACATTCTGATTTTCATCTTGGGCATGTTCATCGATTTCTTTGAAATCGCCTTCATCGTGATCCCGATCCTGGCCCCCGTGGCCGAGAAGATCTTGCCGGGCATGGTGCCGGGCATGACAGCCGACCAAGCCATGATCTGGTTTGGGGTGATCGTGGCGATGAACCTGCAGACCTCGTTCTTGACGCCGCCTTTTGGCTTTGCCCTGTTTTATTTGCGCAGCGTGGCACCCAAAAACGATTACAAGGACCGCATCACGGGCGAAAACATCCCGGCTGTTAAGACTTCGGAAATCTACAAAGGCTCGATCGCGTTCATCGTTTTGCAGTTGATCATGGTGGCCTCCATCATCGTCTTCCCCAACTTGGTGACAGGCGGCCTCAAGGAAGGCGTCAAGATCGATGCCGACGCCGCATTCGAGCAAATGCTCGACCGCGCCGGGGAAGAGACTGGCAAAGACGATGAAGTGAACATGGATGACATGAAGCCTGCAACAGATGCGCCGGCCGAAGAGGACCCCGCCAAGGCCTTGGAAGCCGAGATGAAGGCTGGCAAGAAGTAA
- a CDS encoding TRAP transporter small permease subunit, with translation MFFLMKISHGIDRVNQAVGKFTTWLILIVTIISAGNAIVRKAFNVGSNGLLEIQWYLFAAVFLLGAGYGFLKNSHVRIDFVSGMLSARTRNWIDVGGIALALFPFCFLCIYLSWPLFMQAYNTGEMSSNAGGLIRWPVYALVPLGFGLLMLQGVSELIKRLSFLTGSGEDPLSSEDTMSDEEKELLELEKIAQQAQGAR, from the coding sequence ATGTTTTTTTTAATGAAGATTTCACACGGCATTGACCGGGTAAACCAAGCGGTGGGCAAATTCACCACTTGGTTGATTTTGATCGTGACGATCATCAGCGCGGGCAATGCCATTGTCCGCAAAGCTTTCAATGTCGGCTCGAACGGTCTGTTGGAAATTCAGTGGTACCTGTTTGCCGCCGTGTTTTTGTTGGGGGCTGGCTATGGCTTTCTCAAAAATTCGCATGTGCGCATTGACTTTGTCTCGGGCATGCTCAGTGCCCGTACCCGCAACTGGATCGATGTGGGCGGCATAGCGTTGGCCCTGTTTCCGTTTTGTTTCTTGTGCATTTATTTGTCTTGGCCCTTGTTCATGCAGGCTTACAACACCGGTGAAATGTCGTCCAACGCGGGCGGCCTCATCCGGTGGCCGGTGTACGCCTTGGTTCCCCTGGGTTTTGGATTGCTCATGTTGCAAGGCGTGTCCGAGTTGATCAAGCGTCTTTCTTTCTTGACCGGTTCGGGTGAAGACCCACTGTCTTCTGAAGACACCATGTCAGACGAAGAAAAAGAACTGCTGGAACTTGAAAAAATCGCGCAGCAAGCGCAGGGAGCACGTTGA